In Halanaeroarchaeum sp. HSR-CO, one DNA window encodes the following:
- a CDS encoding TRAP transporter fused permease subunit — protein MSEPDPEQTDDEEPDTDELLQEVERKRSLRGWSAVLVATVGITFSAFQMWLAAKSFQFEFGVPFFGTVELFSLQLLQANAVHVAFAFVLTFFLFPTSRGTGPVARRLGKILPAVRSQFGPDSGVVSVFERLRGFVRWAAVDANSDRVTPVDLLFSFLILLTPFYMITEFDEIRSMRVRGLTAGRPLQEVWPITDPIVSLVSATGIPLDETSFAFILAAIGVLLVLEATRRALGWLLTGLVTLFIVYARWGHFIPRDSFLGSLSIPPTRWASILRDLWFNTEAGVFGIPVTVSLRFIYIFILFGAFLEMSGAGKWFIDFAYSLTGSQRGGPAKSSVVASGFMGMLSGSSIANTVTTGAFTIPLMKRSGYSPSFSGAVEASASSGGQILPPVMGAAAFLIVEFTQTPYAEVIVAAAIPALAFFFGMWVMVHLEAVKHDIGGVPKESLSKPLKILKNGWFYLVPVGLLLYFLVVVRLSVARSGWFTIIALIALVAFLAAYSERTRVPLFGTILGIFLAQVATLMTTGYGLFGLFETLVSGGAVAGGMVFSEAVMATMSDLGFLVVAVSLSILLVRPETSSPLLELDDSVDKSARAGAKFIGRPGLAGKPAYRVVSFVLKSMEDGAKTATTVVVSVAAAGVIPGVISVTGLGPNLTALILSVSGQSLVGLLLLTGVAAIIFGMGMPTTVMYIILVAMLGPAIEEFGVALLAAHLFILYWGLMADVTPPVAVAAFAGAGVAKADEFETATTAFLLSLNKLLVPFAFVFSQGILLIKGNQETGYSMVGLADLANVGYVVPEVLVPVLGLYLGVYALGVTIIGHQFSTVNGLERTLYGIASLFLTVPELLLLPAETLIGLVAPVSLTGFAVTFPIRATGLAILAGLSVLNRRRSDRSGTPPAGTPSADAS, from the coding sequence ATGAGTGAACCCGATCCCGAACAGACCGACGACGAAGAACCGGACACCGACGAACTGTTACAGGAAGTAGAACGCAAGCGGTCACTCCGCGGTTGGTCCGCGGTCCTGGTCGCCACCGTTGGAATCACGTTCTCGGCCTTCCAGATGTGGCTGGCCGCGAAGAGTTTCCAGTTCGAGTTCGGCGTGCCCTTCTTCGGCACTGTCGAACTGTTCTCCCTCCAGTTGCTCCAGGCGAACGCGGTCCACGTCGCCTTCGCGTTCGTCCTGACATTTTTCCTGTTCCCGACCTCGAGGGGTACGGGGCCAGTCGCGCGCCGATTGGGGAAAATCCTTCCAGCAGTCCGGTCCCAGTTCGGGCCCGATAGCGGGGTCGTCTCGGTGTTCGAACGCCTCCGCGGGTTCGTCCGCTGGGCAGCCGTCGACGCGAATTCGGACCGCGTGACACCGGTCGACCTCCTGTTCAGTTTCCTCATCTTGCTGACCCCGTTCTACATGATCACCGAGTTCGACGAGATCCGCTCGATGCGGGTCCGCGGACTCACGGCGGGCCGACCGCTCCAGGAGGTCTGGCCAATCACGGACCCCATCGTCTCGCTCGTCTCGGCGACCGGCATTCCCCTCGACGAGACGTCGTTCGCGTTCATCCTGGCCGCGATCGGCGTCCTGCTAGTCCTGGAAGCCACTCGCCGAGCGCTCGGATGGCTACTGACGGGACTCGTCACCCTCTTCATCGTCTACGCACGCTGGGGGCACTTCATCCCGAGAGACTCGTTCCTCGGTTCGCTATCGATTCCCCCGACCCGATGGGCGAGCATCCTCCGTGACCTCTGGTTCAATACCGAGGCCGGCGTCTTCGGCATCCCGGTCACCGTCAGCCTCCGGTTCATCTACATCTTCATCCTCTTCGGGGCCTTCCTCGAAATGAGCGGAGCGGGCAAGTGGTTCATCGACTTCGCGTACTCGTTGACCGGGTCCCAACGCGGGGGACCGGCGAAGTCGAGTGTCGTGGCCAGCGGGTTCATGGGCATGCTGTCCGGGTCGTCAATCGCCAACACGGTGACGACCGGTGCCTTCACGATTCCGCTGATGAAACGCTCCGGCTACTCGCCCTCTTTCTCCGGGGCCGTCGAGGCGTCGGCCTCCTCCGGTGGGCAGATCCTCCCGCCGGTGATGGGGGCTGCGGCGTTCCTGATCGTGGAGTTCACGCAGACGCCGTACGCCGAGGTCATCGTGGCGGCGGCGATCCCAGCGCTGGCCTTCTTCTTCGGGATGTGGGTGATGGTGCACCTGGAAGCCGTCAAACACGACATCGGCGGCGTCCCGAAGGAGTCGCTCTCAAAACCGCTAAAGATTCTGAAAAACGGGTGGTTCTACCTGGTGCCCGTCGGCCTCCTGCTGTACTTCCTCGTCGTGGTTCGACTGTCCGTGGCACGGTCTGGCTGGTTCACCATCATCGCGTTGATCGCCCTCGTGGCCTTCCTGGCCGCGTACTCGGAGCGAACCCGGGTGCCCCTCTTCGGCACAATCCTGGGTATATTCCTCGCTCAGGTCGCCACGCTGATGACAACCGGGTACGGTCTGTTCGGGCTTTTCGAGACCCTCGTCTCGGGCGGGGCAGTGGCGGGAGGCATGGTGTTCAGTGAGGCCGTCATGGCCACCATGAGCGACCTGGGATTCCTGGTCGTCGCCGTCTCCCTGAGCATTTTGCTGGTGCGACCGGAGACCAGTTCGCCCCTGCTCGAACTCGACGATTCCGTCGATAAGAGTGCCAGAGCCGGGGCGAAGTTCATCGGACGCCCGGGCCTGGCAGGCAAACCGGCCTACCGTGTCGTCTCGTTCGTCCTCAAATCGATGGAGGACGGGGCGAAGACGGCCACGACGGTGGTGGTCTCGGTCGCGGCAGCAGGCGTGATCCCGGGCGTCATCAGCGTCACCGGATTGGGGCCGAACCTCACGGCGTTGATCCTCTCGGTCAGCGGTCAGTCGCTGGTCGGACTGCTCCTGTTGACCGGTGTCGCGGCCATCATCTTCGGGATGGGGATGCCGACGACGGTCATGTACATCATCCTCGTCGCGATGCTGGGGCCGGCCATCGAAGAGTTCGGCGTGGCGCTGCTCGCCGCCCACCTGTTCATCCTCTACTGGGGGCTCATGGCCGACGTTACGCCACCGGTCGCCGTCGCGGCGTTCGCCGGCGCTGGCGTCGCCAAGGCCGACGAATTCGAGACGGCCACGACGGCCTTCCTGCTCTCGCTGAACAAACTCCTGGTGCCGTTCGCCTTCGTGTTCTCGCAGGGCATCCTCCTGATCAAGGGGAACCAGGAAACCGGCTACTCGATGGTCGGATTGGCCGACCTCGCGAACGTCGGGTACGTGGTTCCCGAGGTCCTCGTCCCGGTCCTCGGGCTCTACCTCGGGGTGTACGCCCTCGGCGTGACGATCATCGGCCACCAGTTCAGTACGGTCAACGGCCTCGAACGGACCCTCTACGGTATCGCATCGTTGTTCCTCACCGTGCCCGAGCTACTCCTGTTACCGGCCGAGACCCTGATCGGACTCGTGGCCCCGGTCTCGCTGACTGGCTTCGCGGTCACCTTCCCGATTCGTGCCACCGGGCTCGCCATCCTCGCGGGTCTCTCGGTGCTCAACCGCCGCCGCAGCGACAGGTCGGGAACTCCGCCCGCGGGTACCCCATCGGCTGACGCCAGCTAA
- a CDS encoding DUF1850 domain-containing protein — MTPPRPSRRLLVVAVAVLVVAVALATAAQAAASPVLVVSGQETGEELLVTEVDDGTTVTLEYMHSVEKTTVRDVYVVEGDSLRMTRMEFSSFGWGLPARADIDGRTTDGEFYITFEDRTYERLDVVPGTVAGHTLVVGDEEYDLVERSDASAVQITVERDRPLRTLLAYT; from the coding sequence GTGACGCCACCACGTCCGTCCAGGAGGCTGCTCGTCGTCGCAGTCGCCGTACTCGTCGTCGCCGTAGCCCTGGCGACCGCTGCACAGGCAGCCGCGTCACCGGTACTCGTCGTCTCCGGCCAGGAGACCGGCGAGGAACTCCTGGTCACCGAAGTCGACGACGGAACCACGGTCACGCTCGAGTACATGCACAGCGTCGAGAAGACCACCGTTCGAGACGTCTACGTCGTCGAGGGCGACTCTCTCCGCATGACCCGGATGGAGTTCTCCTCGTTCGGCTGGGGACTGCCGGCCAGAGCGGACATCGATGGGCGGACGACTGATGGCGAGTTCTACATCACCTTCGAGGACCGAACCTACGAGCGCCTCGACGTCGTCCCGGGCACCGTCGCCGGACACACGCTCGTCGTCGGCGACGAGGAGTACGACCTCGTCGAGCGATCCGACGCGTCGGCCGTACAGATCACCGTCGAGCGAGACCGGCCACTTCGAACGTTGTTAGCATACACATGA
- a CDS encoding TAXI family TRAP transporter solute-binding subunit, translated as MAKYADRRTFIKATGVAGITALAGCGGNGGDGGDGGDGGDGDDGGDGGDGGDGGDGGPAGERIAWHAGGTGGTYYPLSGEFKTIVEENTDHTLQVQSTGASVENVGSLGNGSADFALIQNDIAYFAKNGEGLDEFEGAAIPNLMGVATLYPETIHVITRPDAGVESLQDLEGKSVNTGDLGSGTQVNALQILEAVGVTTDDFDEQNASFSTAADQIRDGDVDAAFVVGGWPVGAIEELATTSDIELLPVEGDTLQTVLDAASWFAEDTVPAGTYAGIEEDVTTVSVQAMIATREEYSEEVVEEVTAAIFDNTDDLSIKADFISADSAQDGMSIELHPGAAAYFG; from the coding sequence ATGGCAAAGTATGCTGATCGGCGGACGTTCATCAAGGCAACGGGCGTAGCAGGAATCACCGCACTCGCCGGCTGTGGCGGTAACGGCGGCGACGGTGGCGACGGCGGCGACGGTGGCGACGGTGACGATGGCGGAGACGGTGGCGACGGCGGCGATGGTGGAGACGGCGGACCAGCTGGAGAGCGCATCGCGTGGCACGCTGGCGGTACCGGTGGGACGTACTACCCGCTCTCCGGCGAGTTCAAGACCATCGTCGAAGAGAACACGGACCACACGCTCCAGGTCCAGTCGACCGGCGCGAGCGTCGAGAACGTCGGCAGTCTCGGCAACGGCTCTGCCGACTTCGCGCTCATCCAGAACGACATCGCGTACTTCGCGAAGAACGGCGAGGGTCTCGACGAGTTCGAAGGCGCAGCGATACCCAACCTGATGGGCGTGGCGACGCTCTACCCGGAGACCATCCACGTCATCACGCGACCGGACGCGGGCGTCGAGTCGCTCCAGGACCTCGAAGGCAAGAGCGTCAACACTGGCGACCTCGGCTCCGGTACCCAGGTGAACGCCCTCCAGATCCTGGAGGCCGTCGGCGTCACGACCGACGACTTCGACGAACAGAACGCCAGTTTCTCCACGGCGGCCGACCAGATCCGTGACGGCGACGTGGACGCCGCGTTCGTCGTCGGTGGCTGGCCCGTCGGCGCCATCGAGGAGCTCGCGACGACTTCGGATATCGAACTCCTCCCCGTCGAGGGTGACACGCTCCAGACGGTCCTCGACGCCGCCTCGTGGTTCGCCGAGGACACCGTCCCGGCCGGCACCTACGCCGGTATCGAAGAGGACGTCACCACCGTCTCCGTGCAGGCCATGATCGCGACCCGCGAGGAGTACTCCGAAGAGGTCGTCGAGGAAGTGACCGCGGCCATCTTCGACAACACCGACGACCTGTCCATCAAGGCGGACTTCATCAGCGCCGACTCCGCCCAGGACGGCATGTCCATCGAACTCCACCCGGGCGCGGCCGCCTACTTCGGATAA
- a CDS encoding HTH domain-containing protein: MGIDEDKRATLRRFAAVGAASPLAVVGNRDDDDSEVREAILGYLGATPGAHFSKVRDDLKLGTGEAQHHLRRLQDDGAIVSHRDGDYRRFFQAGRFSDYEQVALGYLRRDTPRGMVVELLRDPSTTGSDLADRLDVSRATISTYASELRGVGVLEAADGYRIARPETLLTLLVRYADSFDDRAATLASEAASLVQYDP, from the coding sequence ATGGGTATCGACGAGGACAAGCGGGCCACGCTCCGGCGATTCGCCGCGGTCGGGGCAGCGAGTCCACTCGCCGTCGTCGGAAATCGGGATGACGACGACAGCGAGGTCAGAGAAGCGATCCTCGGGTATCTCGGGGCGACCCCGGGCGCCCACTTCTCGAAAGTGCGCGACGACCTCAAACTCGGCACGGGCGAGGCACAGCACCACCTCCGCCGATTGCAGGACGATGGTGCCATCGTGAGCCATCGGGACGGCGACTACCGTCGGTTCTTCCAGGCCGGCCGCTTTTCGGACTACGAGCAGGTCGCACTGGGCTATCTCCGCCGGGACACGCCACGGGGCATGGTCGTCGAGTTGCTCAGAGACCCATCCACGACCGGGAGTGACCTCGCAGACCGACTCGACGTCTCCCGGGCGACGATCAGTACCTACGCATCCGAACTCAGGGGCGTCGGCGTTCTCGAAGCCGCGGACGGGTATCGCATCGCCAGGCCTGAGACTCTCTTGACGTTGCTCGTCCGGTACGCCGATTCGTTCGACGACCGGGCGGCGACCCTCGCGTCGGAGGCGGCGTCCCTCGTCCAGTACGATCCCTAA
- a CDS encoding SPFH domain-containing protein, producing the protein MIPILQSLPAGSSITFAGLLVLALLIVAVYSAVAIVDAYEKDALTVFGEYRGLLEPGISFVPPFVSRRYTFDMRTQTIDVPQQEAITRDNSPVTADAVVYIRVMDAKRAFLEVDDYKRAVSNLAQTTLRAVIGDMELDDTLNKRQEINSRIREELDEPTDEWGIRVESVEVREVNPSREVQQAMEQQTSAERRRRAMILEAQGERQSAIEKAEGQKRSDIIRAQGEKESQILEAQGDAISTVLRARSAESMGERAIIEKGMETLEAIGQGESTTFVIPQELSSLVGRYGKHLTDGDVAQEMTVLDSLEFDEDTRELLGLDNIDEMIGKFEVDSEISPNVAQEGLKSAEEVIEELDKELEGEETPPEK; encoded by the coding sequence ATGATACCAATCCTCCAGTCACTCCCGGCCGGGTCGTCCATCACCTTCGCGGGATTGCTGGTGCTGGCCCTGCTGATCGTGGCCGTCTATTCGGCCGTCGCCATCGTCGACGCCTACGAGAAGGACGCACTGACGGTGTTCGGCGAGTACCGCGGGTTGCTCGAACCGGGGATCAGCTTCGTGCCGCCGTTCGTCTCCAGGCGGTATACGTTCGATATGCGGACACAGACCATCGACGTGCCCCAACAGGAGGCGATCACGAGGGACAACTCGCCGGTCACCGCGGACGCCGTGGTCTACATCCGCGTGATGGACGCGAAGCGGGCCTTCCTCGAGGTCGACGATTACAAGCGCGCCGTCTCCAATCTCGCGCAGACCACGCTCCGTGCCGTGATCGGCGATATGGAACTCGACGATACGCTCAACAAGCGCCAGGAAATCAACTCTCGCATCCGCGAGGAACTCGACGAGCCAACCGACGAGTGGGGCATCCGCGTGGAGTCCGTCGAGGTCCGGGAGGTCAACCCCTCCCGGGAGGTCCAGCAGGCGATGGAACAACAGACCTCTGCGGAGCGTCGTCGCCGGGCGATGATCCTCGAAGCGCAGGGTGAACGCCAGAGTGCCATCGAGAAGGCAGAGGGACAGAAGCGCTCGGACATCATCCGGGCCCAGGGGGAGAAGGAATCACAGATTCTCGAAGCCCAGGGTGACGCAATCTCGACGGTGCTCCGCGCCAGATCGGCCGAGTCGATGGGCGAGCGGGCCATCATCGAGAAGGGCATGGAAACCCTGGAGGCAATCGGCCAGGGCGAATCGACGACCTTCGTCATCCCGCAGGAACTCTCCTCGCTGGTCGGCCGGTACGGCAAACACCTCACCGACGGTGACGTCGCCCAGGAGATGACCGTCCTCGACAGCCTGGAGTTCGACGAGGACACCCGGGAACTGCTCGGTCTCGACAACATCGACGAGATGATCGGGAAGTTCGAGGTGGACAGCGAGATCAGTCCGAACGTGGCACAGGAGGGGCTCAAGTCCGCCGAAGAGGTCATCGAGGAACTGGACAAGGAACTCGAGGGAGAGGAGACACCACCGGAGAAGTAA
- a CDS encoding NfeD family protein, protein MVDVLGQSLSLLLFSAGIVIAIMEALAPGAHLIVLGVALITAGLIGLLVPSLASPLILALLVTITGGAALVVYRRLNLYQGTDTGQTRSSEDLRGERGHVVERVTERSGRVELERGGFDSTYAARSLEGEIPVDAEVVVIDPGGGNVITVEQLSEIDEIDRELARQREREESEQA, encoded by the coding sequence ATGGTAGATGTCCTCGGACAATCGCTCTCGCTTTTGCTCTTCAGTGCTGGCATCGTGATCGCCATCATGGAGGCGCTCGCGCCCGGTGCGCACCTGATCGTCCTGGGGGTTGCCCTCATAACGGCCGGGTTGATCGGGTTGCTCGTGCCATCGCTTGCGAGTCCGCTCATCCTGGCGCTACTCGTGACCATCACCGGTGGAGCAGCCCTCGTCGTCTACCGCCGCCTCAACCTCTACCAGGGGACGGACACCGGCCAGACGAGGAGTTCGGAGGACCTGCGGGGTGAGCGTGGACACGTCGTCGAGCGGGTGACCGAACGGTCCGGTCGGGTCGAACTCGAACGGGGCGGATTCGACTCGACGTACGCGGCTCGGAGCCTCGAGGGTGAGATTCCCGTCGATGCCGAGGTGGTGGTCATCGACCCGGGTGGCGGCAACGTCATCACCGTCGAGCAGCTCTCCGAGATCGACGAGATAGACCGAGAACTCGCCCGGCAACGAGAACGAGAGGAGAGCGAACAGGCGTAA
- the pyk gene encoding pyruvate kinase yields the protein MRNAKVVCTLGPASNTVDAIRDLADAGMTVARINASHGTREDRATLIDRAQRVDEVTENPLAVMMDLQGPEIRTGETEAPVTLQTGETVHFEPGETVTDERIGLSTSIATVEPGDRVLVDDGRIETTVERVDGERVVATVDVGGELTSHKGVNVPGVALDLDVVTEKDRADLELAAETDVDFVAASFVRNADDVLAVNGFLESLGADIPVVAKIERAGAVENRDAIIEASQGVMVARGDLGVELPMEDVPLIQKRIIRGAQATGTPVITATEMLDSMVHRGRPTRAEASDVANAVLDGTDAVMLSAETAVGDHPAKVVRAMDRIVREIESSPEYEELQDQRVPPAEDESRTEAVARSARYLARDIDASAVVVASESGYTARKVAKFRPGVPVVATTPRDDVRRQMGLVWGVNAQLATIEGGSATSVIDRSVQASVDAGIVESGDTVVVMSGMMTELDGEDTANTLKVHVAAETLAVGRAVVGGRVAGPVARLDDGDLSAVPTGAIAVLDHDFDEEFDGDVSKLVGIVSAKSGMTGYAAMVAREVGVPMVSGAELPSVADGTTVTIDGERGVVFAGAVTGQ from the coding sequence ATGCGAAACGCGAAGGTGGTCTGCACCCTGGGGCCGGCGTCGAACACCGTCGACGCCATACGGGACCTCGCAGACGCCGGGATGACGGTGGCGCGCATCAACGCCAGTCACGGAACTCGCGAGGACCGGGCGACCCTGATCGACCGCGCACAACGGGTAGACGAGGTGACGGAGAACCCGCTCGCAGTGATGATGGATCTGCAGGGACCGGAGATTCGGACCGGCGAGACCGAAGCCCCCGTCACCCTCCAGACGGGCGAGACGGTCCACTTCGAGCCGGGAGAGACGGTAACTGACGAACGGATCGGGCTGTCGACGAGTATCGCGACGGTCGAACCCGGGGACCGGGTGCTCGTTGACGACGGTCGGATCGAGACGACCGTCGAACGCGTCGACGGAGAGCGCGTCGTCGCGACGGTCGACGTCGGCGGTGAACTGACGAGTCACAAGGGAGTCAACGTCCCCGGGGTGGCCCTCGACCTCGACGTCGTCACCGAGAAGGACCGGGCGGACCTCGAACTGGCTGCCGAGACGGACGTGGATTTCGTCGCGGCGAGTTTCGTACGGAACGCCGATGACGTCCTCGCGGTCAATGGGTTCCTCGAATCGCTGGGCGCCGACATCCCGGTCGTAGCGAAGATAGAGCGGGCCGGCGCGGTCGAGAACCGGGATGCGATCATCGAGGCCTCACAGGGAGTCATGGTTGCCAGGGGTGACCTCGGTGTCGAGCTCCCGATGGAGGACGTCCCGCTCATCCAGAAACGGATCATCAGGGGAGCCCAGGCGACCGGCACCCCCGTCATCACGGCGACGGAGATGCTCGATTCGATGGTCCACCGTGGCCGACCGACGCGCGCCGAGGCCTCGGACGTGGCCAACGCCGTCCTCGACGGCACCGACGCGGTGATGCTCTCCGCGGAGACCGCCGTCGGCGATCACCCGGCCAAGGTCGTCCGGGCGATGGACCGCATCGTCCGAGAGATCGAATCGAGTCCCGAATACGAGGAACTGCAGGACCAGCGCGTGCCGCCCGCGGAGGACGAATCGCGGACCGAGGCCGTGGCGCGATCGGCCCGGTATCTCGCGAGGGACATCGACGCGAGCGCCGTGGTCGTGGCGAGCGAGTCGGGCTACACCGCCCGGAAAGTCGCCAAGTTCCGCCCCGGCGTCCCGGTCGTGGCGACGACGCCCCGGGACGACGTCCGCCGACAGATGGGACTCGTCTGGGGAGTGAACGCACAGCTGGCGACGATCGAGGGTGGATCGGCCACCTCCGTCATCGACCGATCCGTTCAGGCGAGTGTCGACGCCGGCATCGTCGAGAGCGGCGACACGGTGGTGGTGATGTCCGGAATGATGACCGAACTCGACGGCGAGGACACCGCGAATACGCTCAAGGTACACGTCGCCGCGGAGACGCTCGCGGTCGGACGAGCTGTCGTCGGCGGACGGGTCGCCGGTCCCGTCGCGAGATTGGACGACGGTGACCTCTCCGCGGTCCCGACCGGTGCCATCGCCGTGCTCGACCACGACTTCGACGAGGAGTTCGACGGCGACGTCTCGAAACTGGTCGGCATCGTGAGCGCGAAGTCCGGGATGACCGGCTACGCCGCGATGGTCGCCCGCGAGGTGGGCGTGCCCATGGTGAGCGGCGCCGAACTCCCCTCGGTCGCCGACGGGACGACGGTGACGATCGACGGCGAACGCGGTGTCGTCTTCGCTGGTGCGGTCACCGGCCAGTGA
- a CDS encoding MFS transporter, which produces MPSQKTPPSLPEPLQLLPLPHMLSQMRERRRTLFVTSTALFFSVLIWFNYSAVLPFVVDEWGLTGTEAGVIFGAFQAGYLVAILPAGWLSDRYSPRWIIAVGATGTAVPSLAFAAIADGYLIGVVLRFFSGLFVAGVYVPGMRFLTDWFPPAVRGRALGLYIGTFSVGSGLTFVFSTVTASALDWRVAIGVTSVGALFVAPLVLGLTRDPPDRDSKPAGFSLSVLANREYRWSVSIYAWHNWELFGVRNWLLAFLVAAPAFAATGSAVLPGVIVGAMIAMSGVGNVVGGYSSDRVGRTRTIAVALAASALVSASMGFLGDLPVAILAGVVLLYGVVLAMDSAPTSTLVTEVVEDEVVGTALAIQSLVGFSTTVVSPVVFGLALDRAGYAVAFSTMAAGAVLGLLSVGGLVRLRRKRDASA; this is translated from the coding sequence ATGCCGTCACAAAAAACCCCGCCGTCGCTACCGGAGCCACTACAGTTACTACCGCTCCCGCATATGCTCTCGCAGATGCGCGAGCGCCGTCGGACCCTCTTCGTGACTTCGACCGCCCTCTTTTTCTCGGTGCTCATCTGGTTCAACTACTCCGCGGTCCTCCCCTTCGTCGTCGACGAGTGGGGACTCACGGGGACCGAGGCGGGGGTCATCTTCGGGGCGTTCCAGGCGGGCTATCTCGTGGCCATCCTTCCGGCAGGGTGGCTCTCGGATCGGTACTCCCCGCGCTGGATCATCGCGGTCGGTGCCACGGGAACGGCCGTCCCGAGTCTCGCGTTCGCGGCCATCGCGGACGGCTACCTGATCGGTGTCGTCCTCCGATTTTTCTCGGGACTCTTCGTCGCCGGGGTCTACGTCCCCGGGATGCGATTTCTCACGGACTGGTTTCCACCGGCGGTCCGTGGGCGGGCGCTCGGTCTCTACATCGGGACGTTCTCCGTCGGGAGCGGACTGACCTTCGTGTTCTCGACCGTGACGGCATCCGCCCTCGACTGGCGGGTCGCCATCGGGGTGACCAGCGTGGGTGCCCTGTTCGTCGCCCCACTCGTGCTGGGACTCACGCGGGACCCACCGGACCGCGACAGCAAACCGGCGGGATTCTCCCTCTCGGTGCTCGCCAACAGGGAGTACCGCTGGTCGGTGAGCATCTACGCCTGGCACAATTGGGAGCTCTTCGGCGTTCGCAACTGGCTCCTGGCGTTCCTCGTCGCTGCGCCGGCTTTCGCGGCCACCGGGTCGGCGGTCCTTCCGGGGGTCATCGTGGGTGCCATGATCGCCATGAGTGGCGTGGGGAACGTCGTCGGTGGGTACTCGAGCGACCGCGTGGGGCGGACGCGGACCATCGCCGTCGCCCTGGCCGCGAGCGCGCTGGTGAGCGCGTCCATGGGTTTCCTTGGCGACCTCCCGGTCGCGATACTGGCCGGCGTCGTCTTGCTGTACGGCGTCGTCCTGGCGATGGACTCGGCGCCGACCTCCACGCTCGTCACGGAGGTCGTCGAGGACGAGGTGGTGGGGACGGCCCTCGCTATCCAGTCGCTCGTCGGCTTCTCGACGACGGTCGTCTCCCCGGTCGTCTTCGGCCTCGCCCTCGACCGGGCGGGGTACGCGGTGGCGTTCTCCACGATGGCCGCCGGCGCGGTCCTCGGGCTGCTGTCGGTCGGGGGTCTCGTGCGATTGCGTCGAAAACGAGATGCGTCCGCGTGA